The following coding sequences lie in one Mercenaria mercenaria strain notata chromosome 5, MADL_Memer_1, whole genome shotgun sequence genomic window:
- the LOC128557386 gene encoding uncharacterized protein LOC128557386 — MSDGMYVKGFVEDVPIVITADTGASKTVISLKVFKSINQGRQPALEKSSCLIRAGGTPIQECVKAKFTLKLGPLEITSEAIIADIEDEALLGYDVLKGCEHGAADILLSKNKIVLDGVEIPCFQVGKNDKTRRVVVADDVNIPGQSEMIIDVYVNAEIGKAEKIEWIVNVIAEQENTSETENQAQVRRVETRSNKHDGDMQLPFEPSTEEKVPRHLHDLFSKTVQGRSEKEKQVIAGLFVKYSSTFSTDEWDIGLTSLIEHSIDTGDAKPIKQRPRRVPLAFDNEEKHAIEDLLKKGVIQTRGP, encoded by the exons ATGAGTGATGGGATGTACGTCAAAGGTTTTGTAGAAGACGTGCCTATAGTAATCACTGCTGATACCGGTGCTTCAAAGACAGTTATATCTTTAAAGGTTTTCAAAAGTATAAACCAAGGGAGACAACCAGCCCTAGAAAAATCATCTTGTTTGATAAGAGCAGGAGGCACACCAATTCAGGAGTGTGTCAAGGCAAAATTCACTTTGAAGCTTGGACCTTTAGAGATAACTAGTGAGGCGATCATTGCTGATATAGAAGATGAGGCGCTTCTGGGGTATGATGTTTTAAAGGGTTGCGAGCATGGAGCGGCTGATATTTTGCtaagcaaaaataaaatagtgCTTGACGGTGTGGAAATCCCATGTTTCCAGGTGGGCAAGAATGATAAAACTAGGAGGGTAGTTGTTGCTGATGATGTGAACATACCAGGGCAATCAGAGATGATCATTGATGTGTATGTCA ATGCTGAAATAGGAAAAGCTGAGAAGATAGAATGGATAGTAAATGTCATAGCAGAGCAAGAGAATACCAGCGAGACTGAAAACCAAGCACAGGTGAGAAGGGTCGAAACAAGGTCAAATAAACATGATGGAGATATGCAGTTGCCTTTTGAGCCATCAACTGAAGAAAAGGTCCCAAGACATCTTCATGATCTTTTCTCCAAGACCGTTCAAGGTAGATCTGAAAAGGAAAAGCAGGTCATAGCAGGACTCTTTGTAAAGTACAGCAGCACCTTCTCAACTGACGAATGGGACATTGGGCTGACGAGCCTGATAGAGCATTCTATAGATACAGGTGATGCAAAGCCCATAAAACAAAGGCCAAGAAGAGTGCCTCTTGCTTTCGATAACGAAGAGAAACATGCTATAGAAGATCTACTTAAAAAGGGGGTTatccaaacaagaggaccatga